From one Streptomyces sp. ICC1 genomic stretch:
- a CDS encoding phosphatidylinositol mannoside acyltransferase, which translates to MGKAQDKLVDGLYGLGWAGVKKLPEPAATALGRRIADYVWKRRGKSVLRLESNLARVVPDAGPERLRELSHAGMRSYMRYWMESFRLPTMAKERFSSDVDMKDDHILREALATGRGVVVALPHLANWDLAGAWAVTHIGVPFTTVAERLKPETLYDRFVAYRESLGMEVLPHNGGAAFGTLARRLRSGGLVCLVADRDLSASGVEVDFFGSATRMPAGPALLAQQTGAVLLPATLYYGESPQMYGRIHSPVEVPATGTRQEKTAAMTQALADAFAQGIAEHPEDWHMLQRLWLEDLEERSA; encoded by the coding sequence ATGGGCAAGGCACAGGACAAGCTGGTCGACGGGCTGTACGGGCTCGGCTGGGCCGGGGTCAAGAAGCTGCCCGAACCGGCCGCGACCGCCCTCGGCCGGCGGATCGCGGACTACGTCTGGAAGCGGCGCGGCAAGAGCGTGCTGCGGCTGGAGTCGAATCTCGCCAGGGTGGTGCCGGACGCGGGCCCGGAGCGGCTGCGCGAGCTGTCGCACGCGGGCATGCGCTCGTACATGCGGTACTGGATGGAGTCCTTCCGGCTGCCGACGATGGCCAAGGAGCGGTTCAGCTCCGACGTGGACATGAAGGACGACCACATCCTGCGCGAGGCGCTGGCCACCGGGCGCGGAGTCGTGGTCGCCCTGCCGCACCTGGCCAACTGGGACCTCGCGGGCGCCTGGGCCGTCACCCACATCGGCGTCCCGTTCACCACCGTCGCCGAGCGGCTCAAACCGGAGACCCTCTACGACCGCTTCGTCGCCTACCGCGAGAGCCTGGGCATGGAGGTGCTCCCGCACAACGGCGGCGCCGCGTTCGGCACGCTCGCGCGCCGGCTGCGCTCGGGCGGCCTGGTCTGCCTGGTCGCCGACCGCGACCTGTCGGCGTCCGGCGTGGAGGTGGACTTCTTCGGTTCGGCGACGCGCATGCCGGCCGGGCCGGCGCTGCTGGCGCAGCAGACGGGCGCGGTCCTGCTGCCCGCCACCCTGTACTACGGGGAGTCGCCGCAGATGTACGGCCGGATCCACTCCCCGGTGGAGGTGCCCGCCACCGGCACCCGGCAGGAGAAGACGGCCGCCATGACACAGGCGCTCGCCGACGCCTTCGCGCAGGGGATCGCCGAACACCCGGAGGACTGGCACATGCTCCAGCGATTGTGGCTCGAGGACCTGGAGGAGCGCTCCGCGTGA
- a CDS encoding bifunctional MaoC family dehydratase N-terminal/OB-fold nucleic acid binding domain-containing protein, which produces MTATGERREDRAAEVAQAEVAQAEVAQAEVAQAEVAKAAEATEAVRFHALLKAFEGQPAATAGQGKDAVNEPMIRHWCEAMGDTNPAYTGADAIAPPTMLQAWTMGGLSGHGERSSGYDELLALLDGAGCTSVVATDCEQEYLRPLRPGDAITFDAVIESVSPRKTTKLGTGHFVTTRMDVRANGEPAGTHRFRILKYVPAARRTAQPAQQPTRQSAQQSAPAAQPAKKAPQRPRPVVNRDNQGFWDGVREHKLLIQRCTACATLRFPWLPGCNACASPEWDTVEASGAGTVFSYVVMHHPPFPAFDPPYAVALVELAEGVRMVSNITGVPYDKVRIGLPVQLEFLRVDEELELPVFRGSEA; this is translated from the coding sequence ATGACCGCCACGGGGGAGCGCCGGGAGGACCGGGCGGCCGAGGTCGCGCAGGCCGAGGTTGCGCAGGCCGAGGTCGCGCAGGCCGAGGTCGCGCAGGCCGAGGTTGCCAAGGCTGCCGAGGCCACCGAGGCCGTCCGGTTCCACGCGCTGCTCAAAGCCTTCGAAGGGCAGCCCGCCGCCACCGCCGGACAGGGCAAGGACGCGGTCAACGAGCCGATGATCCGCCACTGGTGCGAGGCGATGGGCGACACCAACCCCGCCTACACCGGAGCGGACGCCATCGCCCCGCCCACCATGCTCCAGGCCTGGACGATGGGCGGACTCTCCGGACACGGCGAGCGCTCCTCGGGCTACGACGAGCTCCTCGCGCTCCTCGACGGGGCGGGCTGCACCTCCGTGGTCGCCACGGACTGCGAGCAGGAGTACCTGCGCCCGCTGCGCCCCGGCGACGCGATCACCTTCGACGCCGTCATCGAGTCGGTGTCGCCGCGCAAGACGACCAAGCTGGGCACCGGGCACTTCGTGACCACCCGCATGGACGTCCGGGCGAACGGCGAACCCGCCGGCACCCACCGCTTCCGGATCCTCAAGTACGTCCCGGCGGCGAGGAGAACGGCGCAGCCGGCCCAGCAGCCGACCCGGCAGTCAGCCCAGCAGTCAGCCCCCGCGGCCCAGCCCGCGAAGAAGGCCCCCCAGCGCCCCCGCCCCGTCGTCAACCGCGACAACCAGGGCTTCTGGGACGGGGTGCGCGAGCACAAGCTCCTGATCCAGCGCTGCACCGCCTGCGCGACGCTCCGCTTCCCCTGGCTCCCCGGCTGCAACGCCTGCGCGAGCCCGGAGTGGGACACCGTCGAGGCCTCCGGCGCCGGCACGGTGTTCAGCTACGTCGTCATGCACCATCCCCCCTTCCCGGCCTTCGACCCGCCGTACGCCGTCGCGCTCGTCGAGCTCGCCGAGGGCGTCCGGATGGTCAGCAACATCACCGGCGTCCCGTACGACAAGGTCCGCATCGGGCTGCCCGTCCAACTGGAGTTCCTGCGCGTGGACGAGGAACTGGAACTGCCCGTCTTCCGGGGGAGCGAGGCCTGA
- a CDS encoding DUF6344 domain-containing protein: MAHRSTITSIWTTVLAALVALFAALGLGGKAAPVAASSASSSTAPTTAATATRPALMARRTWRAMMRGGSLPPTIKQRIRAEAHGKTPSVRRSTTAAALAAATAPSASPSVSGVAESDRAAAIAAAVRVGAARREMALAA; this comes from the coding sequence ATGGCTCACCGCAGCACCATCACGTCGATCTGGACCACCGTCCTCGCAGCGCTCGTGGCCCTCTTCGCGGCCCTCGGCCTCGGTGGCAAGGCCGCTCCCGTCGCCGCCTCCTCCGCCTCGTCCTCCACCGCCCCCACCACCGCCGCCACCGCGACCCGGCCGGCCCTCATGGCCCGGCGGACCTGGCGGGCCATGATGCGCGGCGGCTCGCTCCCGCCCACCATCAAGCAGCGCATCCGCGCCGAGGCGCACGGCAAGACCCCGTCCGTCCGCCGCTCGACCACCGCCGCCGCCCTCGCCGCCGCGACTGCCCCCTCCGCTTCCCCTTCCGTCTCCGGTGTGGCCGAGAGTGACCGCGCCGCCGCGATCGCCGCCGCCGTCCGGGTCGGAGCAGCCCGCCGGGAGATGGCGCTCGCCGCGTAG
- a CDS encoding lipid-transfer protein, protein MSVRNRDGLGGRAAIAGIGATEFSKDSGRSELKLAVEAVHTALDDAGLTPADVDGMVTFTMDTSPEITVAQAAGIGELSFFSRIHYGGGAACATVQQAALAVATGVAEVVVCYRAFNERSGRRFGSGVQQREPSAEGAALGWSLPWGLLTPASWVAMTAQRYLHTYNLTPEAFGHVAVTDRRHAANNPAAYFHGKPITLADHAASRWIVEPLRLLDCCQETDGGQAIVVTTAERARDLRQKPAVITAAAQGAGRRQEGMTSFYRDGLTGLPEMDVVARQLWRTSGLRPSDIDVGILYDHFTPFVLMQLEEFGFCAPGEAADFVAADALPLNTHGGQLGEAYLHGMNGIAEAVRQLRGTSVNQVSGAAHALVTAGTGVPTSGLILAADG, encoded by the coding sequence ATGAGCGTCCGCAACCGCGACGGGCTCGGCGGCCGGGCCGCCATCGCCGGCATCGGCGCCACCGAGTTCTCCAAGGACTCCGGCCGCAGCGAGCTCAAGCTGGCCGTCGAAGCCGTGCACACCGCCCTCGACGACGCCGGGCTCACCCCGGCCGACGTCGACGGCATGGTCACCTTCACGATGGACACCAGCCCCGAGATCACCGTCGCCCAGGCGGCCGGCATCGGGGAGCTCTCCTTCTTCTCCCGCATCCACTACGGCGGCGGCGCCGCCTGCGCCACCGTCCAGCAGGCCGCCCTCGCCGTGGCCACCGGGGTCGCGGAGGTCGTCGTCTGCTACCGCGCCTTCAACGAACGCTCCGGCCGCCGCTTCGGCTCCGGCGTCCAGCAGCGCGAGCCCTCGGCGGAGGGCGCCGCGCTCGGCTGGTCGCTGCCCTGGGGGCTGCTCACCCCGGCCTCCTGGGTGGCCATGACCGCCCAGCGCTACCTGCACACCTACAACCTGACCCCCGAGGCCTTCGGCCACGTGGCGGTCACCGACCGGCGGCACGCCGCGAACAATCCGGCCGCCTACTTCCACGGCAAGCCCATCACCCTCGCCGACCACGCGGCCTCGCGCTGGATCGTGGAGCCGCTGCGGCTGCTGGACTGCTGCCAGGAGACGGACGGCGGCCAGGCCATCGTCGTCACCACCGCCGAGCGGGCCCGGGACCTGCGGCAGAAGCCGGCCGTGATCACCGCCGCCGCGCAGGGCGCGGGGCGCCGCCAGGAGGGCATGACCTCCTTCTACCGCGACGGCCTCACCGGGCTCCCCGAGATGGACGTGGTCGCCCGCCAGCTGTGGCGGACCAGCGGACTGCGGCCCTCCGACATCGACGTCGGCATCCTCTACGACCACTTCACGCCGTTCGTGCTGATGCAACTGGAGGAGTTCGGCTTCTGCGCCCCGGGCGAGGCCGCCGACTTCGTGGCCGCGGACGCGCTGCCGCTCAACACCCACGGCGGCCAGCTCGGGGAGGCGTACCTGCACGGCATGAACGGCATCGCCGAGGCGGTACGCCAGCTGCGCGGCACCTCCGTCAACCAGGTCTCCGGGGCCGCGCACGCCCTGGTCACCGCCGGCACCGGGGTCCCGACCTCCGGCTTGATCCTCGCCGCCGA
- a CDS encoding glycosyltransferase family 4 protein → MKIGIVCPYSWDVPGGVQFHIRDLAEHLIGLGHQVSVLAPADDEIPLPPYVVSAGRAVPVPYNGSVARLNFGFLSAARVRRWLHDGVFDVVHIHEPTAPSLGLLTCWAAQGPIVATFHTSNPRSRAMLAAYPILQPALEKISARIAVSEYARRTLVEHLGGDAVVIPNGVDVDFFAKADPNPDWSGQTLGFIGRIDEPRKGLPVLMAAFPRIVEECPDVRLLVAGRGDEEEAVASLPADLRSRVEFLGMVSDEDKARLLRSVDVYVAPNTGGESFGIILVEALSAGAAVLAADLDAFAQVLDQGAAGELFTNEDPASLARSAIALLRDPGRRAELSARGAAHVRRFDWSTVAADILAVYETVTDGAAAVATDERVSLRTRLGLSRDA, encoded by the coding sequence GTGAAGATCGGCATCGTGTGCCCCTACTCGTGGGACGTGCCGGGCGGCGTCCAGTTCCACATCCGGGACCTGGCGGAACACCTGATCGGCCTCGGCCACCAGGTGTCCGTGCTGGCCCCGGCGGACGACGAGATCCCGCTGCCCCCCTACGTGGTCTCGGCGGGGCGGGCGGTGCCGGTGCCGTACAACGGGTCGGTCGCCCGGCTGAACTTCGGCTTCCTGTCGGCGGCCCGGGTGCGGCGCTGGCTGCACGACGGGGTCTTCGACGTGGTCCACATCCACGAGCCGACCGCCCCGTCGCTGGGCCTGCTGACCTGCTGGGCGGCGCAGGGGCCGATCGTGGCCACCTTCCACACCTCCAACCCGCGCTCCCGGGCGATGCTGGCCGCGTACCCGATCCTCCAGCCGGCGCTGGAGAAGATCAGCGCGCGGATCGCGGTGAGCGAGTACGCGCGGCGCACGCTGGTGGAGCACCTCGGCGGGGACGCGGTGGTCATCCCCAACGGCGTGGACGTCGACTTCTTCGCCAAGGCCGACCCGAATCCGGACTGGTCCGGCCAGACCCTCGGCTTCATCGGCCGGATCGACGAGCCGCGCAAGGGCCTGCCGGTCCTGATGGCAGCCTTCCCCCGCATCGTGGAGGAGTGCCCGGACGTACGCCTCCTCGTGGCGGGCCGCGGCGACGAGGAGGAGGCGGTCGCCTCCCTCCCGGCGGACCTCCGCTCCCGCGTCGAGTTCCTCGGCATGGTCTCGGACGAGGACAAGGCGCGGCTGCTGCGCAGCGTCGACGTGTACGTGGCACCGAACACCGGCGGCGAGAGCTTCGGCATCATCCTGGTCGAGGCGCTGTCCGCCGGGGCGGCGGTCCTCGCGGCCGACCTGGACGCCTTCGCCCAGGTCCTGGACCAGGGCGCGGCGGGGGAGCTGTTCACGAACGAGGACCCCGCGTCCCTGGCGCGCTCGGCGATCGCCCTCCTGCGGGACCCCGGGCGCCGCGCGGAACTGAGCGCCCGCGGCGCGGCGCACGTGCGCCGCTTCGACTGGTCGACGGTCGCGGCGGACATCCTGGCGGTCTACGAAACGGTGACGGACGGCGCGGCGGCGGTGGCCACGGACGAACGCGTCTCCCTCCGCACCCGCCTGGGCCTCTCCCGCGACGCATAG
- a CDS encoding YebC/PmpR family DNA-binding transcriptional regulator, translating to MSGHSKWATTKHKKAVVDAKRGKLFAKLIKNIEVAARMGGADIDGNPTLFDAIQKAKKSSVPNKNIDSAVKRGGGLEAGGADYETIMYEGYGPNGVAVLIECLTDNRNRAASDVRVAMTRNGGSMADPGSVSYLFNRKGVVLLPKGELSEDDVLETVLEAGAEEVNDLGDSFEIISEATDMVGVRTALQEAGIDYDSADSNFLPTMQVELDEEGARKIFKLIDALEDSDDVQNVFANFDVSDEVMEKVDA from the coding sequence ATGTCCGGCCACTCTAAATGGGCTACGACGAAGCACAAGAAGGCCGTGGTTGACGCCAAGCGCGGCAAGCTCTTCGCGAAGCTGATCAAGAACATCGAAGTCGCGGCCCGCATGGGCGGTGCCGACATCGACGGCAACCCGACCCTCTTCGACGCCATCCAGAAGGCGAAGAAGAGCTCGGTCCCGAACAAGAACATCGACTCCGCGGTCAAGCGCGGCGGCGGCCTCGAGGCCGGCGGCGCCGACTACGAGACGATCATGTACGAAGGCTACGGACCGAACGGCGTCGCGGTGCTCATCGAGTGCCTCACCGACAACCGCAACCGTGCCGCGTCCGACGTGCGTGTCGCCATGACCCGCAACGGCGGCTCGATGGCCGACCCGGGCTCGGTCTCGTACCTGTTCAACCGCAAGGGCGTCGTGCTCCTGCCCAAGGGCGAGCTCTCCGAGGACGACGTCCTGGAGACGGTGCTCGAGGCGGGTGCCGAAGAGGTCAACGACCTCGGCGACAGCTTCGAGATCATCAGCGAGGCCACCGACATGGTCGGGGTCCGCACCGCGCTCCAGGAGGCGGGCATCGACTACGACTCGGCCGACTCCAACTTCCTGCCGACCATGCAGGTCGAGCTCGACGAGGAGGGCGCGCGCAAGATCTTCAAGCTGATCGACGCGCTCGAGGACAGCGACGACGTGCAGAACGTCTTCGCCAACTTCGACGTCTCGGACGAGGTCATGGAGAAGGTCGACGCCTGA
- the pdxT gene encoding pyridoxal 5'-phosphate synthase glutaminase subunit PdxT: MTTPVIGVLALQGDVREHLIALASADAVARPVRRPEELAEVDALVIPGGESTTMSKLAVLFGMLEPLRERVRAGMPVYGTCAGMIMLADKLLDGREDQETLGGIDMIVRRNAFGRQNESFEAQVDFAGIEGGPVEGVFIRAPWVESVGATAEVLATYDGHTVAVRQGNVLATSFHPELTGDDRVHAYFVDMVRAGL; encoded by the coding sequence ATGACCACCCCCGTGATTGGTGTCCTGGCACTCCAGGGCGACGTACGGGAGCACCTGATCGCCCTGGCCTCGGCTGACGCCGTGGCCAGGCCGGTCCGGCGCCCCGAGGAGCTCGCCGAGGTCGACGCCCTGGTGATCCCCGGCGGCGAGTCCACGACCATGTCGAAGCTCGCCGTGCTGTTCGGCATGCTGGAGCCGCTGCGCGAGCGCGTGCGGGCCGGGATGCCGGTCTACGGCACCTGCGCCGGCATGATCATGCTCGCCGACAAGCTCCTGGACGGCCGTGAGGACCAGGAGACCCTGGGCGGCATCGACATGATCGTGCGCCGCAACGCCTTCGGTCGGCAGAACGAGTCCTTCGAGGCGCAGGTCGACTTCGCCGGCATCGAGGGCGGCCCGGTGGAGGGCGTCTTCATCCGCGCCCCCTGGGTCGAGTCCGTCGGCGCCACCGCCGAGGTGCTTGCCACGTACGACGGCCACACGGTCGCCGTGCGGCAGGGCAATGTGCTCGCCACCTCGTTCCACCCCGAGCTGACGGGTGACGACCGGGTCCACGCGTACTTCGTCGACATGGTGCGCGCGGGGCTGTAA
- the pgsA gene encoding phosphatidylinositol phosphate synthase: MLNKYARAFFTRVLTPFAALLLRLGVSPDAVTLIGTAGVVAGALVFFPMGEFFWGTITITLFVFSDLVDGNMARQAGVSSRWGAFLDSTLDRVADAAIFGGLALWYAGSGNNNALCAVAIFCLASGQVVSYTKARGESIGLPVAVNGLIERAERLVITLVAAGLSGLATFGAPSWLGLLLPIALWVVAAGSLVTLIQRVVTVRRESAEADAAAAAATASETPSETPSESGTA; encoded by the coding sequence ATGCTGAACAAGTACGCGCGTGCATTCTTCACGCGTGTTCTCACGCCATTCGCCGCTCTTCTGCTCCGGCTGGGAGTGAGTCCCGACGCGGTCACCCTCATCGGCACGGCCGGAGTGGTGGCGGGAGCGCTGGTCTTCTTCCCCATGGGCGAGTTCTTCTGGGGCACGATCACCATCACGCTCTTCGTCTTCTCCGACCTGGTGGACGGGAACATGGCCCGCCAGGCCGGCGTCTCCAGCCGGTGGGGCGCCTTCCTCGACTCCACCCTCGACCGGGTGGCGGACGCGGCGATCTTCGGCGGGCTCGCGCTCTGGTACGCGGGCTCCGGGAACAACAACGCCCTGTGCGCCGTCGCGATCTTCTGCCTGGCCAGCGGCCAGGTGGTGTCCTACACCAAGGCCCGCGGCGAGTCGATCGGGCTGCCGGTCGCCGTGAACGGGCTCATCGAGCGCGCCGAACGCCTCGTGATCACGCTGGTCGCGGCAGGCCTGTCCGGCCTGGCGACCTTCGGGGCGCCCTCGTGGCTCGGGCTGCTCCTGCCGATCGCGCTGTGGGTGGTCGCGGCGGGCTCGCTCGTGACACTGATCCAGCGCGTGGTGACCGTACGGCGCGAGTCGGCGGAAGCCGACGCGGCGGCCGCGGCCGCCACCGCTTCGGAAACCCCTTCGGAAACCCCTTCGGAAAGCGGAACGGCCTGA
- a CDS encoding MaoC family dehydratase — protein sequence MNIGDTLPPLEIPVTRTLIVAGAIASRDYQDVHHDAVLAREKGSPDVFMNILTTNGLVGRYITDHLGPAAVLRKVAIRLGAPNYPGDTMTLTGTVTALDGDTAEIRVVGANGIGHHVTGTVTVTVTLGAPEATA from the coding sequence ATGAACATCGGCGACACACTGCCGCCGCTGGAGATACCGGTCACCCGCACCCTGATCGTCGCGGGCGCGATCGCCTCCCGCGACTACCAGGACGTGCACCACGACGCGGTGCTCGCGCGGGAGAAGGGCTCCCCGGACGTCTTCATGAACATCCTCACGACCAACGGCCTGGTCGGCCGGTACATCACCGACCACCTGGGCCCGGCCGCCGTGTTGCGCAAGGTGGCCATCCGCCTCGGCGCCCCGAACTACCCCGGCGACACCATGACGCTCACCGGGACCGTCACCGCGCTGGACGGCGACACCGCCGAGATCCGCGTCGTCGGCGCCAACGGCATCGGCCACCACGTCACCGGCACGGTCACGGTCACCGTCACCTTGGGCGCCCCGGAGGCCACGGCATGA
- a CDS encoding acyl-CoA dehydrogenase family protein: protein MHLAPTEGQLRLRAELREYFGNLLPDGLPEDPAAQRALLRRIGADGLLGLGWPVEYGGQGRGPDEQFVFFDEAYRAGAPVSMVTLNTVGPTLMKYGTQEQKDYFLPRILKGELVFAIGYSEPEAGTDLASLRTRAVREESGDWLIDGQKIFTSNAQNADWIWLACRTAPDAPKHKGISIILVPTDDPGFAWTPIETVGGLTTTATYYDSVRVPAGNLVGPEHGGWGLITNQLNHERVALAAIGMQAEDFYEAALDHARTPDPATGQRPADRPWVQSRLAEAHARLAAVRLLNWRLVQDVGAGTLAPGDASGVKFLGTESTVEVYRICQEVVGEEALVRGPGHGSFAGGELERMNRAAQINTFGGGVSEVQREIVAMMRLGMKGRKR from the coding sequence GTGCACCTCGCCCCGACCGAAGGCCAGTTGCGGCTCCGCGCCGAACTGCGGGAGTACTTCGGAAACCTGCTGCCGGACGGGTTGCCCGAAGACCCGGCCGCTCAACGCGCACTACTGCGCCGGATCGGCGCCGACGGACTCCTCGGCCTCGGCTGGCCCGTCGAGTACGGAGGCCAGGGCCGCGGCCCCGACGAGCAGTTCGTGTTCTTCGACGAGGCCTACCGGGCCGGTGCCCCCGTCTCCATGGTCACGCTCAACACCGTCGGCCCGACCCTGATGAAGTACGGGACGCAGGAGCAGAAGGACTACTTCCTGCCCCGGATCCTCAAGGGCGAACTCGTCTTCGCCATCGGCTACTCGGAGCCGGAAGCGGGCACCGACCTCGCCTCGCTGCGGACCAGGGCCGTGCGGGAGGAGAGCGGGGACTGGCTGATCGACGGGCAGAAGATCTTCACCTCCAACGCCCAGAACGCCGACTGGATCTGGCTCGCCTGCCGCACCGCCCCCGACGCCCCCAAACACAAGGGCATCTCCATCATCCTGGTGCCCACCGACGACCCCGGTTTCGCCTGGACCCCGATCGAGACGGTCGGCGGGCTGACCACGACCGCCACGTACTACGACTCCGTCCGCGTGCCCGCCGGCAACCTCGTCGGTCCCGAGCACGGCGGCTGGGGCCTGATCACCAACCAGCTCAACCACGAGCGCGTCGCCCTCGCCGCCATCGGGATGCAGGCCGAGGACTTCTACGAGGCCGCGCTCGACCACGCCCGCACCCCCGACCCGGCCACCGGGCAGCGCCCGGCCGACCGTCCCTGGGTGCAGTCCAGGCTCGCCGAGGCGCACGCCCGCCTCGCCGCCGTGCGCCTCCTCAACTGGCGCCTCGTCCAGGACGTCGGCGCCGGCACCCTGGCCCCGGGAGACGCGAGCGGCGTGAAGTTCCTGGGCACCGAGTCCACCGTCGAGGTGTACCGGATCTGCCAGGAGGTGGTGGGGGAGGAGGCGCTCGTACGGGGACCGGGGCACGGGTCCTTCGCCGGCGGCGAGCTGGAGCGGATGAACCGGGCCGCCCAGATCAACACCTTCGGCGGCGGCGTCAGCGAGGTCCAGAGGGAGATCGTCGCGATGATGCGGCTCGGCATGAAGGGAAGGAAGCGATGA
- the pdxS gene encoding pyridoxal 5'-phosphate synthase lyase subunit PdxS has translation MSTLPSTPQSAESAIGTSRVKRGMAEQLKGGVIMDVVNAEQAKIAEDAGAVAVMALERVPADIRKDGGVARMSDPNMIEEIIEAVSIPVMAKSRIGHFVEAQVLQSLGVDYIDESEVLTPADEVNHSDKWAYTTPFVCGATNLGEALRRIAEGAAMIRSKGEAGTGNVVEAVRHLRQIKNEIARLRGYDNNELFAAAKELRAPYELVKEVAELGKLPVVLFSAGGVATPADAALMRQLGAEGVFVGSGIFKSGDPAKRAAAIVKATTFYDDPKIIADASRNLGEAMVGINCDTLPESERYANRGW, from the coding sequence GTGAGCACGCTTCCCTCCACCCCGCAGTCCGCTGAGTCGGCGATCGGCACCTCGCGCGTCAAGCGCGGCATGGCCGAGCAGCTCAAGGGCGGCGTGATCATGGACGTGGTCAACGCCGAGCAGGCGAAGATCGCCGAGGACGCCGGCGCCGTGGCCGTCATGGCCCTGGAGCGGGTTCCGGCCGACATCCGCAAGGACGGCGGCGTCGCCCGGATGTCCGACCCGAACATGATCGAAGAGATCATCGAGGCCGTCTCCATCCCGGTCATGGCCAAGTCCCGCATCGGCCACTTCGTCGAGGCCCAGGTGCTGCAGTCCCTCGGCGTCGACTACATCGACGAGTCCGAGGTCCTGACCCCGGCCGACGAGGTCAACCACTCCGACAAGTGGGCGTACACCACCCCCTTCGTCTGTGGCGCCACCAACCTGGGCGAGGCCCTGCGCCGCATCGCCGAGGGCGCGGCCATGATCCGCTCGAAGGGCGAGGCCGGCACCGGCAACGTGGTCGAGGCCGTCCGCCACCTGCGTCAGATCAAGAACGAGATCGCCCGCCTGCGCGGCTACGACAACAACGAGCTGTTCGCCGCCGCCAAGGAGCTGCGCGCGCCGTACGAGCTGGTCAAGGAAGTCGCCGAGCTCGGCAAGCTCCCGGTCGTGCTGTTCTCCGCCGGTGGCGTCGCCACCCCGGCCGACGCCGCGCTGATGCGCCAGCTCGGTGCCGAGGGCGTCTTCGTCGGCTCCGGCATCTTCAAGTCGGGCGACCCGGCCAAGCGCGCCGCCGCCATCGTGAAGGCCACCACCTTCTACGACGACCCGAAGATCATCGCGGACGCCTCCCGCAACCTGGGCGAGGCCATGGTCGGCATCAACTGCGACACCCTCCCCGAGTCCGAGCGCTACGCCAACCGCGGCTGGTAG
- a CDS encoding acyl-CoA dehydrogenase family protein has protein sequence MDFHPTEEQAAAAGLAAQIFGDLATHDRLAAAGTGSDAELWKALTTAGLTAAVEDVGLLGLVLLLEEQGRTTAQVPYAVTCVYGILALARHGSAEQRSRLLPALGSGEAIATGAFPDRGRITASADGRLSGSAPAVPWLREATHVLVPDTAGALWLVRTDAPGVRTSPVETTAHWSAGSLTLTGAEAERVGAGPGPEAYADVLAVARTAFAGLQAGVCAGSLARAVEYTCTREQFGRPLSTNQGVMLRAADAYMDTEAIRVTAYEAAWRVDEGLPVGDHALTAAWWASEAGKRVVHAGQHLHGGMGADLDHPVHRHFLWGRQLDAYLGCGSELLAELGASLAACAPAPGAPAPGPHPASTPAAAGAPEGEEQA, from the coding sequence ATGGACTTCCACCCCACCGAGGAGCAGGCCGCCGCGGCCGGGCTCGCCGCCCAGATCTTCGGCGACCTCGCCACCCACGACCGCCTGGCCGCCGCCGGCACCGGCAGTGACGCCGAGCTGTGGAAGGCCCTCACCACCGCCGGACTGACCGCCGCCGTCGAGGACGTCGGCCTGCTCGGACTGGTGCTCCTCCTGGAGGAGCAGGGCCGCACCACCGCGCAGGTCCCGTACGCCGTCACGTGCGTGTACGGGATCCTCGCGCTGGCCCGGCACGGCAGCGCCGAGCAGCGCTCCCGGCTGCTGCCCGCACTCGGCTCCGGCGAGGCGATCGCGACCGGGGCCTTCCCGGACCGCGGCCGGATCACGGCGTCGGCCGACGGCCGCCTCAGCGGAAGCGCCCCCGCCGTGCCCTGGCTGCGCGAGGCCACGCACGTCCTGGTCCCGGACACCGCCGGGGCCCTGTGGCTCGTACGCACGGACGCGCCGGGGGTGCGCACCTCGCCGGTGGAGACCACCGCGCACTGGTCCGCCGGGAGCCTGACCCTGACCGGTGCCGAGGCGGAACGGGTCGGCGCCGGCCCGGGCCCGGAGGCCTACGCGGACGTGCTGGCCGTGGCCCGCACGGCCTTCGCCGGCCTCCAGGCGGGCGTCTGCGCGGGCTCACTGGCCCGCGCGGTGGAGTACACCTGCACCCGCGAGCAGTTCGGCCGGCCGCTCTCCACGAACCAGGGGGTCATGCTGCGCGCCGCCGACGCGTACATGGACACCGAGGCGATCCGGGTCACCGCGTACGAGGCGGCCTGGCGCGTCGACGAGGGGCTCCCGGTGGGTGATCACGCGCTGACGGCGGCCTGGTGGGCCTCGGAGGCGGGCAAGCGGGTCGTCCACGCGGGCCAGCACCTGCACGGCGGGATGGGCGCCGACCTCGACCACCCCGTCCACCGGCACTTCCTGTGGGGGCGCCAGCTCGATGCCTACCTGGGCTGCGGCAGCGAGCTCCTGGCCGAACTGGGCGCATCCCTCGCGGCGTGCGCACCGGCACCGGGCGCACCAGCACCGGGCCCACACCCAGCGAGCACCCCCGCGGCAGCAGGCGCACCAGAAGGAGAGGAGCAGGCATGA